One Megalops cyprinoides isolate fMegCyp1 chromosome 4, fMegCyp1.pri, whole genome shotgun sequence genomic window carries:
- the tesca gene encoding tescalcin a yields MGAFQSVPNEHDFQELADKTGFSLEQIRNLHKRFKQLSHNEDTLRREDFNTISDLSCNPIRAQIIEAFFDKRNFHQDAEGSVQEIGFEEFLTVMSHFRPPELNMTEERREAVRREKLRFLFNMHDTDNDGTITLEEYRHVVEELLSRSGTIEKETAKAIADAAMLEVASITMGHMEPDEFYEGITFDHFLKILNGVEIESKMHIRFLNVDTTTMSCHK; encoded by the exons TTTCACTGGAACAGATCAGGAATCTTCACAAACGGTTCAAGCAGCTGAGTCACAATGAGGACACACTACG AAGAGAGGACTTCAATACCATCTCAGACCTGTCCTGCAACCCAATTCGGGCCCAAATTATTGAAGCATTCTTTGACAAAAG GAACTTCCACCAGGACGCGGAGGGGTCCGTCCAGGAGATCGGGTTTGAGGAGTTCCTCACGGTCATGTCTCACTTCAGGCCACCGGAGCTGAACATGACTGAGGAGCGGCGGGAAGCTGTGAGGAGGGAGAAACTGCGCT TCCTCTTCAATATGCACGACACTGACAATGATGGCACGATCACCTTGGAGGAGTACAGGCAT GTCGTCGAGGAGCTTCTGTCTCGAAGTGGCACGATCGAAAAGGAAACGGCCAAGGCCATTGCAGACGCCGCCATGTTGGAGGTTGCTAGCATCACCATGGGTCACATG GAACCAGATGAATTCTATGAGGGAATCACCTTTGACCACTTTCTAAAG ATTCTGAACGGCGTTGAGATCGAGTCAAAGATGCACATTCGCTTTCTGAACGTGGACACTACGACAATGAGCTGTCATAAATGA